One part of the [Synechococcus] sp. NIES-970 genome encodes these proteins:
- a CDS encoding two-component sensor histidine kinase, with translation MTSSPLAHKSTTAPAPLQVLIVGEDPRRSPLEKHLSQISRWALSWHWQPRGIPIESADLLILFSPQAAIQPWLDPIAAYGLPTIAITAAPLPEPLGLVRIPPEELSPFSLELAFRAILQEKSLGAPFSNGDTARPWISTHLLQTHLQLTTILVKFSQALLRPQSTLDMALGILGRHLQMERITILQWHWDQTGKIGAPPSILEQWSHDGSPPCRKKVADFPLLWWQALLDLGEVTAIADRADHPELKEPLEFLDVKAFLGLPMCDNQGNHWGQLIFTGQHPRPQAWSALELQTLKMAAELLHHYLMRTATQRELESSEALYAGIITHSAEAIFLVRVQPPSDSAHGSESLSEFIFEMVNPTYCDKMGVYPRQIIGKSPQAAFQEHLAQQLCDSFQGCLEIGETLLFEEVLNLPDSTQIWRTCLIPIRDRQGHIQQIQGSARDVTEERQLELTKMRYNRHQHMLASLTLKILRSWDMNKMLSTTVQELRKTLQADRVIFWEMLNGEVGEVTAEAACPDVSSMLHQRFPAEAFNRGDFDLFRQGELQTCIDVEAAKFPPAHDAMLREHGVIAYAVLPVLVSALDDLEGEPHLKGLICVQQCHFPQVWSADELHLLRQLINQICIALNQAELIQRQRHYTEELARSNQELEQFAYVASHDLQEPLQLVANYAQLLVRRNGDRLDDRSQRYLHHITTGTHKMQEQIQDLLRYSRLNTRQNPLEKVSMAACLHQAIANIKLKLKRAQVQLHYPAILPEVLGDASQLQSLWQNLLSNAIKYRGDRQPEITISATQTAHHWQFKVQDNGIGIDPQHQQRIFQIFQRLHTQEEYPGTGIGLAICQRIVKIHGGEIWVESQPGQGAAFYFTLPITTIPDKP, from the coding sequence ATGACGTCTTCCCCCCTAGCTCACAAAAGCACCACTGCTCCAGCGCCCTTACAAGTCTTGATTGTCGGGGAAGACCCCAGGCGATCGCCCCTCGAAAAGCACCTCAGTCAAATTTCTCGGTGGGCCTTGAGTTGGCACTGGCAGCCCAGGGGAATTCCGATCGAGAGCGCCGATCTACTCATTCTTTTTTCTCCCCAAGCAGCCATTCAACCCTGGCTTGACCCTATCGCTGCCTATGGCCTCCCCACCATCGCCATTACAGCTGCCCCTTTACCTGAGCCGCTAGGTTTAGTACGCATTCCCCCCGAAGAACTCTCTCCCTTTAGCCTCGAATTGGCGTTTCGAGCCATTCTCCAAGAAAAATCCCTGGGGGCTCCCTTTAGCAATGGCGACACCGCTCGCCCCTGGATTAGCACCCACTTACTCCAAACCCATCTCCAGCTCACCACAATTCTCGTCAAATTTTCCCAAGCCCTCCTCCGGCCCCAATCTACCCTAGACATGGCCTTAGGCATTTTAGGGCGACACCTACAAATGGAGCGGATTACAATCCTCCAATGGCATTGGGATCAGACCGGGAAAATCGGTGCCCCCCCCAGCATCTTAGAACAGTGGTCCCATGATGGATCGCCCCCTTGCCGCAAAAAAGTAGCTGATTTTCCGTTGCTTTGGTGGCAAGCACTCCTTGACCTGGGGGAAGTGACGGCGATCGCCGACCGTGCCGACCACCCTGAGCTCAAAGAACCCCTTGAATTTCTAGATGTGAAAGCTTTTTTAGGGCTCCCCATGTGTGACAACCAAGGTAACCATTGGGGCCAGCTTATTTTCACAGGTCAACACCCCCGGCCCCAGGCTTGGTCTGCCCTGGAGCTACAAACCCTCAAAATGGCCGCAGAATTATTGCACCATTACCTCATGCGCACCGCCACCCAACGGGAGCTAGAAAGTTCAGAAGCACTCTATGCCGGAATTATCACCCATTCCGCCGAAGCAATTTTTCTGGTGCGGGTACAGCCCCCCTCAGATTCGGCCCATGGTAGTGAAAGTCTTTCAGAATTTATCTTCGAGATGGTTAACCCCACCTACTGCGACAAAATGGGTGTTTATCCGCGGCAAATTATTGGGAAATCTCCCCAGGCTGCCTTCCAAGAGCACCTCGCCCAACAACTGTGTGATTCTTTTCAAGGCTGCTTAGAAATTGGCGAAACACTACTTTTTGAGGAAGTTCTTAATCTGCCAGACAGCACTCAGATCTGGCGCACCTGCTTAATCCCGATCCGCGATCGCCAGGGCCATATCCAACAAATCCAAGGTAGCGCCCGGGATGTCACCGAGGAGCGGCAATTAGAACTCACAAAAATGCGCTACAACCGCCATCAACACATGTTGGCCTCCCTGACCCTGAAAATTCTGCGTTCCTGGGACATGAACAAAATGCTCAGCACCACTGTCCAGGAACTGCGCAAAACGCTCCAGGCCGACCGGGTGATTTTTTGGGAAATGCTCAATGGTGAAGTTGGAGAAGTCACTGCGGAAGCGGCTTGTCCGGATGTATCTTCCATGCTCCACCAACGCTTTCCGGCTGAGGCTTTTAATCGGGGTGATTTTGACCTATTTCGCCAGGGGGAACTCCAGACCTGCATTGATGTGGAAGCGGCAAAATTTCCTCCCGCCCATGATGCCATGTTGCGGGAACATGGGGTGATTGCCTATGCCGTGTTACCTGTGCTCGTTAGTGCCCTGGATGATCTTGAAGGGGAACCCCATCTCAAAGGGTTAATTTGTGTACAACAGTGCCATTTTCCCCAGGTATGGAGTGCGGACGAACTACACTTGCTGCGCCAATTGATCAACCAGATTTGCATCGCCCTCAACCAGGCGGAACTCATCCAGCGCCAGCGTCATTATACCGAGGAATTGGCCCGCTCCAATCAGGAATTGGAGCAGTTTGCCTATGTCGCCTCCCATGATCTCCAGGAGCCCCTCCAATTGGTGGCAAATTATGCGCAACTATTGGTGCGCCGCAATGGCGATCGCCTCGATGATCGCTCCCAGCGCTACCTGCATCACATCACCACGGGCACCCACAAAATGCAGGAACAAATCCAAGATTTATTGCGCTATTCTCGCTTAAATACCCGGCAAAATCCCCTGGAAAAAGTCTCCATGGCCGCTTGTCTGCACCAGGCGATCGCCAACATCAAGCTCAAGCTGAAACGGGCCCAGGTGCAACTCCACTATCCGGCGATCCTCCCCGAAGTGTTGGGGGATGCCAGCCAGCTGCAGAGCCTCTGGCAAAATCTCCTGAGTAATGCCATCAAATACCGAGGCGATCGCCAGCCCGAAATCACCATTAGTGCCACCCAAACTGCCCACCACTGGCAATTTAAAGTACAAGATAACGGCATTGGCATTGACCCCCAACACCAACAACGAATTTTCCAGATCTTCCAGCGGCTCCACACCCAAGAAGAATATCCCGGTACGGGCATCGGCCTAGCGATCTGCCAGCGAATTGTCAAAATCCATGGTGGCGAAATTTGGGTCGAATCTCAACCCGGTCAGGGAGCGGCCTTCTATTTCACACTACCCATCACTACCATTCCAGATAAACCTTGA
- the menG gene encoding menaquinone biosynthesis methyltransferase, producing the protein MSHYPFGSGIVSKYLGVSRQLFDIDFAQSVLAPITLPPTMSKANATTIQGIFNRIAPQYDALNEWISLGQHRIWKKMAVKWSGVTSGDRVLDVCCGSGDLTLLLAKTVGIYGQTIGLDFATQQLAIAAKKQARTCPHLDIHWQEGDALHLPYPENHFDGITMGYGLRNVVDIPRALGELQRVLKPGKKVAILDFHRPEDPSKQVFQQWYLNHFVVPLAEQFQLTHEYAYIQPSIERFPSGKEQEKLAKATGFREAVHYGIVGDMMGVLVAIK; encoded by the coding sequence ATGAGTCACTACCCCTTTGGGTCTGGGATTGTGTCAAAATATCTGGGTGTTTCCAGACAGCTGTTTGATATTGACTTTGCTCAGTCCGTTCTGGCTCCCATAACATTGCCCCCAACCATGTCCAAAGCCAACGCCACAACAATTCAAGGAATTTTTAATCGCATCGCTCCCCAGTATGATGCCCTCAATGAATGGATCAGCCTCGGTCAACATCGGATTTGGAAAAAAATGGCGGTGAAATGGAGTGGGGTGACTAGCGGCGATCGCGTCCTCGATGTGTGCTGTGGTAGTGGTGATCTCACGCTGCTCCTCGCGAAAACCGTCGGTATCTATGGCCAAACCATTGGCCTAGATTTTGCAACACAGCAGTTGGCGATCGCCGCCAAGAAACAAGCCCGCACCTGTCCCCACTTAGATATTCACTGGCAGGAGGGGGATGCTCTGCATCTACCCTATCCTGAGAATCATTTCGATGGGATTACCATGGGCTATGGTTTGCGTAATGTCGTTGATATTCCCAGAGCTCTCGGGGAACTGCAACGGGTTTTAAAACCAGGTAAAAAAGTGGCGATTTTAGACTTTCACCGCCCAGAAGACCCCAGCAAACAGGTCTTTCAACAGTGGTATTTAAATCATTTTGTTGTCCCCCTTGCCGAACAGTTCCAGCTGACCCACGAATACGCCTACATTCAACCCAGCATTGAGCGCTTTCCTTCCGGTAAAGAGCAGGAAAAGTTGGCGAAAGCGACGGGCTTCCGGGAAGCGGTTCACTATGGTATCGTCGGGGATATGATGGGTGTACTAGTGGCGATTAAATGA
- the murA gene encoding UDP-N-acetylglucosamine 1-carboxyvinyltransferase, whose translation MEDRPIKTSAPLTPTPTTTETILKIEGRHPLSGEVRISGAKNSALAIMAGTLLCSDQCRLTNIPDLADIKRMAEVIASLGVTITATPGSLDFDTRHLSTAEAPYELVSKLRASFFIIGPLLARLGEAKVPMPGGCAIGARPVDLHVRGLQAMGADVLIEHGVVQAVVRGNRRRLQGAKIYLDYPSVGATETLMMAATLAEGETILENAAQEPEIVDLANFCRSMGANISGDGSNKIVIQGCDRLHATDYPIIPDRIEAGTFLVAGAITQSEFSIFPVVPDHLLPVIAKLEATGTKVITEAPNRLRIKPQGILQATDIETLPYPGFPTDMQAQFMALLTLCEGNSVVTETVFENRMHHVAEFKRMGADVKIKGNNAVITGVPFLSGAPVMATDLRASAALVLVGLAAEGTTIMRGVHHMDRGYDDLEGKFKGLGAKIERLSATL comes from the coding sequence GTGGAGGATCGACCCATTAAAACTTCTGCTCCCCTCACCCCCACCCCCACGACCACTGAAACGATCCTCAAAATTGAAGGGCGACACCCCCTCAGTGGCGAAGTTAGAATTAGCGGCGCCAAAAACTCTGCCCTGGCAATTATGGCCGGAACGCTGCTCTGTAGCGACCAATGTCGTTTAACCAACATTCCTGACCTCGCTGATATCAAACGCATGGCGGAAGTGATCGCCTCCCTTGGGGTGACCATTACGGCGACCCCGGGCAGCCTTGATTTCGATACCCGTCACCTCAGTACCGCTGAAGCTCCTTACGAATTGGTTTCTAAGCTGAGGGCAAGTTTCTTTATCATTGGGCCGCTCTTAGCTCGTCTCGGGGAAGCAAAAGTGCCGATGCCGGGAGGTTGTGCGATTGGGGCACGTCCGGTAGATCTCCACGTGCGGGGACTCCAAGCCATGGGCGCAGATGTGCTCATTGAACATGGGGTTGTGCAAGCAGTCGTTAGGGGTAACCGCCGTCGCCTCCAGGGGGCCAAAATTTATTTGGATTATCCCAGTGTAGGCGCCACAGAAACACTGATGATGGCGGCGACCCTGGCGGAAGGGGAAACGATCCTTGAAAATGCTGCCCAGGAACCCGAGATTGTCGATCTAGCGAACTTCTGTCGCTCCATGGGGGCAAACATCAGTGGAGATGGCAGCAACAAAATTGTAATCCAGGGTTGCGATCGCCTCCATGCGACTGATTATCCGATTATCCCTGACCGCATCGAAGCAGGGACTTTCTTGGTAGCCGGGGCAATCACCCAGTCAGAATTTAGTATTTTCCCCGTAGTACCAGACCACCTGCTTCCCGTCATTGCCAAATTAGAAGCCACAGGCACAAAAGTGATCACAGAAGCGCCAAACCGTCTGCGCATCAAACCCCAGGGTATTCTTCAAGCCACGGACATTGAAACGCTTCCTTATCCTGGCTTCCCGACGGATATGCAGGCCCAGTTTATGGCGCTATTGACCCTGTGCGAAGGCAATAGTGTGGTTACAGAAACAGTATTCGAAAACCGGATGCACCACGTAGCGGAGTTTAAGCGCATGGGGGCAGACGTAAAAATCAAGGGCAATAATGCCGTTATCACAGGAGTTCCCTTCCTGTCTGGGGCCCCTGTAATGGCGACAGATCTACGGGCTTCGGCAGCCTTGGTACTTGTTGGTTTAGCCGCCGAAGGTACGACGATTATGCGGGGTGTACACCACATGGATCGCGGCTATGATGACCTCGAAGGCAAGTTCAAAGGGCTTGGTGCCAAGATTGAACGTCTCAGCGCTACCCTATAG
- a CDS encoding two-component sensory transduction histidine kinase and response regulator, with protein sequence MDAASQQKILGYFIEEAKEHLETLEQGILELSEVVNDTERVNELFRAAHSVKGGAAMLGYTSIQKTAHRLEDAFKIFKDHHIAVDETLKSLFLSAYDVLQELLEKLQSPFGLQEEEIGKIMAEADPQFSELQSYLDRLVSSPLEPERILPQKPPAMPVAPAAPVATPPRVAAPGDPAFGKQIRELLRQMLSLFRQEATPEQRQKLQKLCIELAKLNKKAKPWQQVLKASHKAIANPAHSFQTLAPIVIKGIKEAADLLEQKAPEKIIIPTDLKNLAIAQLPYILIPTEPKEAAQILNRAFSEAQLAQLVQALKHRA encoded by the coding sequence GTGGATGCCGCCAGTCAACAAAAAATTCTTGGTTACTTCATTGAAGAAGCCAAAGAACACCTCGAAACTTTAGAGCAAGGGATTCTAGAACTGTCTGAGGTGGTAAATGATACAGAACGAGTCAATGAACTCTTTCGGGCGGCCCACTCAGTGAAAGGGGGAGCAGCAATGTTGGGCTATACCAGCATTCAAAAAACGGCCCACCGCCTAGAAGACGCATTTAAAATTTTTAAGGACCACCACATTGCAGTCGATGAAACCTTAAAGTCTCTTTTTCTCAGTGCCTATGATGTCCTCCAGGAGCTCCTCGAAAAACTCCAAAGTCCCTTTGGCCTCCAGGAAGAAGAAATCGGCAAGATTATGGCGGAGGCGGATCCCCAATTTAGTGAACTCCAAAGTTATTTAGACCGATTGGTCAGTAGCCCCTTGGAACCTGAACGGATTCTCCCTCAGAAACCACCCGCTATGCCCGTCGCCCCTGCTGCTCCGGTAGCCACCCCACCAAGGGTTGCCGCGCCTGGTGATCCGGCATTTGGGAAGCAAATTCGTGAGCTCCTGCGGCAAATGCTGAGTTTGTTTCGTCAAGAGGCTACCCCAGAACAGCGGCAAAAACTCCAGAAACTCTGCATTGAGCTGGCAAAGCTCAACAAAAAAGCGAAACCCTGGCAACAGGTGCTCAAAGCCAGTCACAAGGCGATCGCCAATCCAGCGCATTCTTTTCAGACCCTTGCTCCCATCGTGATCAAAGGTATCAAAGAAGCGGCCGATCTCCTGGAACAAAAAGCACCAGAGAAAATTATCATCCCGACGGATCTCAAAAATTTGGCGATCGCCCAACTGCCCTACATTTTGATTCCTACCGAGCCGAAAGAAGCCGCCCAAATTCTCAATCGTGCTTTTAGTGAAGCGCAGTTAGCTCAACTGGTGCAGGCCCTCAAGCACCGGGCTTGA
- the speB gene encoding agmatinase, putative encodes MSEFALHNFIGSEVERGYEESPVVILPIPYEATTTYRKGCEHGPGALLEASHQLECYDDELRRETCFDVGIFTHQAIADTRQNPNLAAEEMLAITSETSQKLLKDGKFIIALGGEHAITTGVVKGHLDFYQEPFTVVQIDAHADLRQSYEGSKHNHACIMRRVMDLGLPSLPVAIRSLCREEADLLAEKEIPVVWAWDMQHDPNWIETAIAQIKTEKVFLTIDLDGIDPTLIAGVGTPEPGGMDWYSTLRFLRRLFETRQVIGCDIMELAPLQDSVVSEYSAAKLVYKLIGYWHANR; translated from the coding sequence ATGTCTGAATTTGCCTTACATAATTTTATTGGCTCGGAAGTTGAACGGGGTTATGAAGAGTCTCCAGTGGTGATTTTGCCAATCCCCTACGAGGCCACCACCACCTATCGCAAAGGTTGTGAACATGGCCCTGGTGCTCTGTTGGAGGCCTCGCATCAGTTGGAGTGCTATGACGATGAGCTGCGCCGGGAAACTTGTTTTGATGTGGGCATCTTTACCCATCAGGCGATCGCCGACACTAGACAAAACCCCAATCTTGCTGCTGAGGAAATGTTAGCCATTACCAGCGAGACCAGCCAAAAGTTGCTCAAAGACGGTAAATTCATCATTGCCCTGGGAGGGGAACATGCCATCACAACGGGGGTGGTAAAGGGCCATCTCGATTTTTACCAGGAACCCTTTACAGTGGTGCAAATCGATGCCCACGCCGACCTGCGTCAGAGCTATGAAGGGTCAAAACATAACCATGCTTGCATTATGCGGCGGGTGATGGATTTGGGGCTGCCCAGTTTACCCGTGGCGATCCGCAGCCTCTGTCGGGAAGAAGCGGACCTGTTGGCAGAAAAAGAAATCCCTGTGGTTTGGGCCTGGGATATGCAACATGATCCCAACTGGATCGAAACGGCGATCGCCCAGATTAAAACCGAAAAAGTGTTCCTCACCATCGACCTCGATGGCATTGACCCGACCCTAATCGCTGGCGTCGGCACCCCAGAACCCGGTGGAATGGATTGGTACAGCACCCTCCGTTTTTTGCGCCGCCTCTTCGAAACCCGTCAAGTGATCGGCTGCGACATTATGGAACTCGCTCCACTGCAAGATTCGGTCGTCTCTGAATACAGCGCCGCTAAATTGGTGTACAAACTTATCGGCTACTGGCACGCAAATCGATAA
- a CDS encoding serine/threonine protein phosphatase — translation MGQRRICIGDVHGHYETLMALLELVAPDADDAVYFLGDLIDRGPRSADIIEFVRRSSYESLLGNHEVMMIEAIAIDGSVQGETFMTWYHSGGANTLQSYKNRRIPSEHLQWLRERPTHLDLGDVWLVHAGLAPHLPLEQQGADQFCWVRQEFHSMAQPYFPNKLIIVGHTITFTFPGVQPGQVAQGPGWLDIDTGVYHAKSGWLTAFDIDRREVYQVNSHTAEKRCLPLEAIAVTPFL, via the coding sequence ATGGGTCAGCGACGAATCTGCATAGGAGATGTGCATGGTCATTATGAAACGTTGATGGCCCTGCTTGAATTGGTCGCTCCCGATGCGGATGACGCGGTGTATTTCCTTGGAGATTTAATTGACCGTGGCCCCAGAAGTGCTGACATTATCGAGTTTGTGCGCCGTAGTTCCTATGAATCTCTCCTTGGTAACCATGAGGTGATGATGATCGAGGCGATCGCCATCGATGGTAGTGTCCAGGGAGAAACTTTTATGACTTGGTATCACAGCGGTGGCGCGAACACACTCCAGAGTTATAAGAACCGCCGCATCCCCTCTGAACATCTCCAATGGTTACGGGAACGGCCCACCCACCTTGACTTGGGTGATGTTTGGCTGGTTCATGCTGGCCTTGCTCCCCACTTGCCTCTTGAGCAACAGGGCGCTGACCAGTTTTGTTGGGTACGCCAAGAATTTCACTCCATGGCCCAGCCTTATTTTCCGAATAAATTAATCATCGTCGGCCACACCATTACCTTCACCTTTCCCGGGGTACAACCGGGCCAAGTCGCCCAGGGGCCGGGCTGGTTGGATATCGACACCGGCGTTTATCACGCCAAAAGCGGCTGGTTAACGGCCTTTGATATTGATCGACGCGAGGTATATCAAGTCAATAGTCACACCGCAGAAAAACGCTGCTTACCCCTTGAGGCGATCGCCGTGACGCCCTTTCTCTGA
- a CDS encoding rRNA methylase, TrmH family: protein MLTSLQNPLVKEIRRLHQGKERQRQGLLLLEGTNLIEAAIAKGLSFQTVLFTEAWQNRYPQLAAQLPGDRRILVSAEVLQKVATTVNPDGIVATLAQELVCQTPPAMIDLGVAIERLQDPGNLGTIIRTVTAAKGEALLLSGDSVNPSNPKVLRASAGAWFQTTPMVTSSFVSQIQHYRIQGVQVIATLPQATKTYWEIDWRQPSLILLGNEGAGLSPDVAALADEAVQIPMGPGVESLNVAIACGLMLYEARRQRDCQTP from the coding sequence ATGCTCACAAGTTTGCAAAACCCATTGGTTAAAGAGATCCGCCGGCTGCATCAGGGTAAGGAACGGCAACGGCAGGGGCTTTTGCTGTTGGAAGGGACGAATTTAATCGAGGCGGCGATCGCCAAGGGGCTTTCTTTTCAGACGGTTCTATTTACAGAAGCTTGGCAGAACCGGTACCCGCAGTTAGCGGCGCAGCTACCGGGCGATCGCCGAATCCTTGTTTCAGCAGAAGTGCTACAAAAGGTGGCGACAACGGTGAACCCCGATGGGATTGTGGCCACCCTAGCGCAGGAGTTAGTCTGTCAAACTCCCCCGGCAATGATTGATTTAGGCGTGGCGATCGAACGGCTCCAGGATCCGGGTAATCTCGGCACCATTATCCGTACGGTCACAGCCGCTAAGGGGGAGGCCCTATTGCTCAGTGGTGACAGCGTTAATCCCAGTAATCCCAAAGTCCTGCGGGCTTCTGCAGGGGCTTGGTTCCAGACCACGCCCATGGTCACATCGAGCTTTGTATCACAAATCCAGCATTACCGCATTCAAGGCGTCCAAGTTATCGCCACCCTCCCCCAGGCAACGAAAACCTACTGGGAGATCGACTGGCGGCAACCGAGTTTGATTTTGTTGGGTAATGAAGGGGCAGGACTGTCCCCCGATGTGGCAGCCCTTGCGGATGAGGCAGTACAGATTCCTATGGGGCCTGGGGTAGAATCGCTCAATGTGGCGATCGCCTGCGGCTTAATGCTCTATGAAGCCCGTCGCCAGCGGGACTGTCAAACGCCCTAA
- the bcp_2 gene encoding bacterioferritin comigratory protein, whose amino-acid sequence MTTLTIGQVAPDFALKNAQGETRTLKDYGGQWLVFYFYPKDNTPGCTTEALDFTTLAPEFAALSAVIVGVSPDSEKSHSRFIEKKELAIELLSDPDHQTAEAYGVWQLKKFMGKEYMGIVRSTFLIDPAGNIAALWSKVKVKDHAQAVLATLKGQLSGN is encoded by the coding sequence ATGACGACCCTGACAATTGGCCAGGTAGCCCCCGATTTTGCCCTCAAGAATGCCCAGGGCGAAACCCGCACCCTGAAAGACTATGGCGGCCAATGGCTGGTTTTTTACTTTTATCCGAAGGACAATACCCCCGGTTGCACCACCGAGGCGCTGGATTTCACAACTTTGGCCCCGGAATTTGCCGCTCTTAGTGCCGTAATCGTCGGGGTCAGCCCGGATTCAGAAAAATCCCATAGCCGCTTTATCGAAAAAAAAGAATTGGCGATCGAATTGCTCAGTGACCCTGACCACCAAACGGCTGAAGCTTATGGAGTCTGGCAACTGAAAAAGTTTATGGGTAAAGAATACATGGGCATTGTCCGCAGTACATTTTTAATCGATCCCGCAGGAAACATCGCGGCCCTCTGGTCAAAGGTCAAGGTAAAAGACCACGCGCAAGCGGTTTTAGCCACTCTCAAAGGCCAACTGTCAGGGAATTAG
- a CDS encoding two-component response regulator, with product MPLTHTPTISTYEACSLTTVQRSILMVDDQSGYLELMAEVMEEHFPNLCLQTAQDGEQAWQLLNQPLCDRPFSNSSLGHCIYPSLIISDLNLPKISGIELLQRIKQDPHLQAIPVIIFSTSQVEDDILSCYRAQANCFITKPNDVDDFFTVVQHIITFWLNLVTLPNLGS from the coding sequence ATGCCCTTGACCCACACACCAACCATCTCAACCTACGAAGCCTGCTCCTTGACCACTGTCCAACGCTCCATTTTGATGGTGGATGACCAATCTGGTTACCTAGAGCTGATGGCAGAAGTCATGGAAGAACACTTCCCCAATCTCTGTCTACAAACGGCCCAGGACGGTGAGCAAGCGTGGCAACTGCTCAATCAACCTCTTTGCGATCGCCCCTTTTCAAACTCTTCCCTGGGCCACTGCATCTATCCATCCTTAATTATTTCAGACCTTAATTTACCCAAAATATCGGGAATTGAGTTACTACAACGTATTAAACAAGACCCCCATCTCCAAGCAATTCCTGTGATTATCTTCAGCACTTCCCAGGTAGAAGATGATATTTTGTCCTGCTACCGGGCCCAGGCTAATTGCTTTATCACTAAGCCAAATGATGTGGATGACTTTTTTACGGTCGTGCAACATATCATCACCTTTTGGCTCAATCTTGTTACTTTGCCAAATCTTGGGTCCTAA